The following are encoded in a window of Fischerella sp. PCC 9605 genomic DNA:
- the recR gene encoding recombination mediator RecR gives MQRLPGVGPKTAQRLALHILKRPEAEVEALAQALIEAKKQIGVCKECFHLSAEPVCEICRNPSRDNNTICIVADSRDVIALEKTKEYKGKYHVLGGVISPIDGIGPEQLTIQALVRRVSQQQPKEVILAISPSVEGETTTLYVGQLLKPFTKVTRIAFGLPVGGDLEYADEVTLARALEGRRELD, from the coding sequence CTGCAACGCTTACCGGGAGTTGGCCCGAAAACTGCCCAGAGACTAGCGCTGCATATTTTGAAACGTCCAGAAGCAGAAGTAGAAGCTTTGGCACAAGCGCTGATAGAAGCCAAAAAACAAATAGGCGTGTGCAAAGAGTGCTTTCACCTTTCTGCGGAACCTGTATGTGAAATCTGCCGCAACCCCAGCCGTGATAACAATACTATTTGTATAGTGGCGGATTCTCGTGATGTCATCGCCTTGGAAAAAACCAAAGAGTACAAAGGCAAGTATCATGTTCTGGGTGGAGTGATTTCTCCGATAGATGGCATAGGCCCAGAACAGTTGACTATCCAAGCTTTGGTGCGGCGAGTGAGTCAGCAACAGCCCAAAGAAGTTATCTTGGCAATTAGTCCGAGTGTGGAAGGGGAGACGACAACACTTTATGTTGGTCAGCTACTAAAGCCATTTACGAAGGTGACGCGAATTGCCTTTGGTTTGCCTGTGGGTGGTGATTTAGAATACGCTGACGAGGTGACGCTGGCACGAGCTTTGGAAGGACGCCGAGAGTTGGATTAG
- a CDS encoding GGDEF domain-containing protein: MKISILVFGSDNFLATLPDQIRDTTAFSVEVITNLSQAVSRIQITPPDILIVQASLDDSMELCCWLKEQTKLSWIYCILLEDRPQLLVDKSKYGWEWELEMTSIALRQGADAYIWHETLDATSLQQEKTDFNSAELTASQRLLLAQLTVGLRKAQKYRDLIRTNDLLSAIALADSLTELSNRRALEWDLPRQIQKARTNGTPLSLIILDVDYFKKVNDSYGHLVGDRLLQLLSNRLRHNLRYQDTPFRYGGEEFVILLGNTTCDEAFVVARRLNRLVGEQAFTINSQLSINVTISLGTACLRTEDDANGISLLHRADQNLLQAKAAGRNRVMGCENYFSQSTSHLRVASS; the protein is encoded by the coding sequence ATGAAGATTTCCATTCTGGTCTTTGGAAGTGATAACTTTCTTGCCACACTTCCAGATCAGATCCGTGATACAACCGCTTTTAGTGTAGAAGTTATTACTAATCTTAGTCAGGCGGTATCTCGTATTCAAATCACACCGCCCGATATTTTAATTGTGCAGGCTAGCCTGGATGACAGTATGGAACTCTGCTGTTGGCTGAAAGAGCAGACAAAATTATCTTGGATATACTGTATTCTTTTGGAGGATCGTCCCCAACTGCTTGTTGATAAAAGTAAGTATGGCTGGGAGTGGGAATTGGAGATGACTTCCATCGCACTCAGGCAAGGGGCCGATGCTTATATTTGGCATGAGACGTTGGATGCAACGTCTCTACAGCAGGAAAAAACAGATTTTAACTCAGCAGAGTTAACCGCCAGCCAGCGCTTACTATTAGCGCAATTGACAGTAGGCTTGCGAAAAGCGCAGAAATACCGCGATCTGATCCGGACAAATGATTTATTGTCAGCGATCGCTTTGGCTGATTCACTGACAGAGTTGAGTAATCGCCGGGCGCTAGAGTGGGACTTGCCTAGGCAAATTCAAAAAGCCCGTACCAATGGCACTCCCCTAAGTTTAATTATTTTAGATGTTGATTATTTTAAAAAAGTTAACGATTCTTACGGACATTTAGTAGGCGATCGCCTCTTGCAGTTACTATCAAATCGGCTGCGGCACAATCTGCGTTATCAAGATACTCCTTTCCGCTATGGTGGAGAGGAATTCGTGATCCTTTTGGGCAATACAACTTGCGACGAAGCATTTGTTGTCGCGCGTCGGCTTAATCGCCTAGTCGGCGAACAAGCATTTACAATCAACAGTCAATTGTCAATCAACGTCACCATTAGTCTCGGAACAGCTTGTCTGCGAACAGAAGATGATGCTAATGGAATTAGCCTGCTGCATCGTGCCGATCAAAATCTTTTGCAAGCTAAAGCTGCTGGACGTAACCGTGTTATGGGCTGCGAGAACTACTTTTCCCAGTCTACCTCCCATCTTCGAGTTGCTTCTTCATGA
- a CDS encoding polynucleotide kinase-phosphatase has product MKLTIPELSLVVLIGASGAGKSTFAGKHFHPFEVLSSDFCRGLVSDDENSQPATKDAFDVLHFITAKRLAAGKLTVIDATNLLPEDRKIFIQLARQYHFFPVAIALNLPEEQCHERNQQRPDRQFGPHVVRRHTQFLRRSLRGLEREGFRYVYILNSVAEIDTAEIERQPLWNNRKYEHGPFDIIGDIHGCCDELEELLKKLGYIKDRELLTLNREQGTRGQGEGFFLLPHSPQPQRGPLAPTPPLPPSPTPSLWDAPTYYHPQGRKAVFLGDLVDRGPRILDTVKVVRNMVAAGTAICVPGNHENKLLRKLRGKNVKVNHGLEQTLAEIEALPEELREHFTKQLKGFLDTLVSHYVLDDGRLVVAHAGMKQEYQGRGSAQVREFALYGETTGEIDEFGLPIRYNWAAEYRGEAMVVYGHTPVPTAEWLNNTINIDTGCVFGGKLTALRYPEKELVSVPAARIYSQPVKPIGGVDKDTAVQTVMTAQQQLDDVLHIDDVLGKRIVNTRLVPNIKIREENAIAALEVMSRFAANPKWLIYLPPTMSPVETSQEPGYLEHPQQAFAYYHNQGIAEVLCEEKHMGSRAVVIVCRDETAARKRFGVVNEGIGICYTRTGRRFFDNPALEAELLARLNSALSGSGFWDKFNTEWVCLDCELMPWSAKAQGLLREQYAPVGVASSFALSNAVTLLEKADRRGVDVSTQLGNYQQRAEMAKQYVTAYRRYCWPVNDISDYKLAPFHILATEKAVHTDKNHYWHMEEVAKIALHDPDLLLATAYKVIDLADPSNQKEAVRWWQELTAMGGEGMVVKPMEFIVKGSRGILQPAVKCRGREYLRIIYGLEYSVPENLERLRRRGLSLKRSLAMREFALGIEALECFVANAPLRRVHECVFGILALESEPVDPRL; this is encoded by the coding sequence ATGAAATTAACTATTCCCGAACTTTCTTTGGTTGTCCTTATCGGTGCTTCTGGTGCTGGGAAATCAACTTTTGCGGGCAAACACTTTCATCCGTTTGAGGTGCTGTCTTCAGATTTTTGTCGGGGATTAGTATCTGATGATGAAAATAGCCAGCCCGCCACCAAGGATGCCTTTGATGTGCTGCACTTCATTACTGCTAAACGCTTAGCAGCAGGGAAACTAACTGTTATCGATGCCACGAACCTTCTGCCAGAAGACCGCAAAATATTTATTCAGCTAGCGCGACAGTACCATTTTTTCCCCGTAGCGATCGCTCTCAATTTACCAGAAGAACAATGTCACGAACGCAACCAACAACGCCCAGATCGTCAGTTTGGCCCCCATGTGGTGCGGCGTCACACCCAGTTTTTGCGGCGTTCCCTGCGGGGATTGGAAAGAGAAGGCTTTCGGTATGTCTACATTCTCAACTCTGTCGCAGAAATTGACACCGCAGAAATTGAGCGTCAACCCCTCTGGAATAACCGCAAATACGAACACGGTCCCTTTGATATCATTGGCGACATTCACGGCTGTTGCGACGAACTCGAAGAACTACTGAAAAAATTAGGCTATATCAAAGATAGGGAACTCTTAACTCTTAACAGGGAACAGGGGACAAGGGGACAAGGAGAAGGATTCTTCCTACTCCCCCACAGCCCCCAACCCCAGAGGGGACCCCTAGCCCCCACTCCCCCACTCCCCCCCTCTCCCACTCCCTCCCTCTGGGATGCTCCCACTTATTACCATCCCCAGGGACGCAAGGCCGTTTTTCTCGGTGATTTGGTAGACCGAGGACCGCGTATCCTCGATACGGTCAAAGTGGTGCGAAACATGGTCGCAGCGGGAACAGCTATTTGCGTTCCTGGTAATCACGAAAACAAGCTGTTGCGAAAATTACGGGGTAAAAATGTCAAGGTGAATCATGGCTTAGAGCAAACTTTAGCAGAAATTGAAGCTTTGCCAGAAGAGCTACGCGAACATTTCACCAAACAATTGAAAGGATTTCTGGATACTTTGGTGAGTCACTACGTCCTTGATGATGGCCGGCTAGTAGTTGCCCACGCTGGCATGAAGCAGGAGTATCAGGGACGAGGTTCGGCTCAAGTCCGGGAGTTTGCCTTATATGGCGAAACTACGGGCGAAATTGATGAATTTGGTTTACCCATCCGTTACAACTGGGCGGCAGAGTATCGAGGTGAGGCGATGGTTGTCTACGGACACACGCCTGTACCGACTGCTGAATGGCTCAATAACACGATTAATATTGATACAGGTTGCGTATTTGGAGGCAAACTTACTGCCCTACGCTATCCAGAAAAGGAACTGGTAAGCGTTCCTGCTGCCCGTATTTACAGCCAACCGGTGAAACCGATTGGGGGAGTAGATAAGGACACGGCTGTACAAACGGTAATGACAGCCCAGCAGCAACTAGATGACGTACTGCACATTGACGACGTACTGGGAAAGCGGATCGTTAATACCCGCCTAGTACCAAATATCAAAATTCGAGAAGAAAATGCGATCGCAGCTTTAGAAGTGATGAGCCGTTTTGCTGCCAACCCTAAATGGCTAATCTATCTGCCGCCCACTATGTCTCCAGTGGAAACATCCCAAGAACCAGGATATCTAGAACATCCCCAACAAGCTTTTGCTTACTACCACAACCAGGGAATTGCGGAAGTATTATGCGAAGAAAAGCACATGGGTTCGCGGGCTGTGGTGATTGTTTGCCGGGATGAAACAGCAGCCAGAAAGCGTTTTGGCGTTGTGAATGAAGGTATTGGTATCTGCTACACCCGTACTGGCAGAAGATTTTTTGATAACCCAGCCCTAGAAGCAGAACTGCTGGCGCGGTTAAATAGCGCCCTTTCTGGTAGTGGTTTTTGGGATAAATTTAATACCGAATGGGTTTGTCTGGACTGCGAACTGATGCCTTGGTCTGCCAAAGCTCAAGGGCTGTTGCGAGAACAATATGCACCTGTTGGCGTAGCCTCAAGCTTTGCTCTTAGCAATGCTGTAACATTACTGGAGAAGGCAGACCGACGTGGCGTTGATGTCAGTACCCAACTGGGCAATTATCAACAACGAGCAGAAATGGCAAAGCAGTATGTTACTGCTTACCGCCGCTACTGCTGGCCAGTTAATGATATTTCTGACTACAAGCTTGCGCCTTTCCATATCTTGGCAACAGAAAAAGCCGTACACACTGACAAAAACCATTATTGGCATATGGAGGAAGTGGCAAAAATTGCCCTACACGATCCAGACCTCCTATTAGCGACGGCATACAAAGTCATAGATTTAGCAGATCCTAGCAATCAAAAAGAGGCAGTGCGATGGTGGCAAGAACTAACCGCGATGGGAGGTGAAGGCATGGTAGTTAAACCGATGGAATTCATCGTCAAAGGTAGCCGGGGAATTCTACAACCTGCGGTGAAGTGTCGTGGACGAGAATATTTGCGAATTATCTACGGATTAGAGTACTCAGTACCTGAGAACCTGGAACGTCTGCGCCGAAGGGGATTATCACTCAAGCGTTCTTTGGCAATGCGGGAGTTTGCTTTAGGCATTGAAGCGCTAGAATGTTTTGTCGCTAATGCACCTTTGCGCCGCGTGCATGAATGCGTTTTTGGGATTTTGGCACTAGAGAGTGAACCTGTAGATCCAAGGTTGTAA
- a CDS encoding NAD(P)H-quinone oxidoreductase subunit 4, with product MRVDQFPWLTAIVVLPLVAALLIPVLPDKDGKRLRWYALGVGIADFVLMCYAFWKHYDASSATFQLAEKYAWIPQLGFSWAVSVDGLSAPLVLLAGLVTTLSIFAAWQVNIKPRLFYFLMLVLYSAQIGVFVAQDLLLFFIMWELELVPVYLLVSIWGGQKRRYAATKFLLYTAAASIFILVAGLAMALYGDNMTFDIAALSMKNFPLALELPLYAGLLIAFGVKLAIFPLHTWLPDAHGEASAPVSMILAGVLLKMGGYGLIRLNLEMLSDAHIYFAPVLAILGVVNIIYGALNSFAQSNMKRRLAYSSVSHMGFVLLGIASFTDLGVSGAMLQMISHGLIAAVLFFLAGVTYDRTHTMAMDNMGGVGQAMPKVFALFTAGAMASLALPGMSGFVSELSVFVGVTTSDIYSSSFCTVTVFLAAVGVILTPIYLLSMLRQVFYGSGIAPTCDINNAGLENQEDEGTVCFGTDCLLPTEAVYSDAKPRELFIAACFLLPIVGIGFYPKLATQMYDVKTVAVNAQVRQSYIQIAQTNPQIYAKGFLAPTIAEPEVAPVLGIVK from the coding sequence ATGAGAGTAGATCAATTTCCCTGGCTCACCGCGATCGTGGTGCTGCCACTCGTTGCAGCCCTGCTCATCCCCGTACTGCCCGATAAAGATGGTAAGCGCCTGCGGTGGTATGCCCTAGGCGTAGGAATCGCGGATTTTGTCTTGATGTGCTATGCCTTTTGGAAGCATTACGATGCGAGTAGCGCTACTTTTCAACTCGCGGAGAAATATGCCTGGATACCTCAGTTAGGTTTTAGCTGGGCAGTTTCAGTCGATGGACTATCAGCCCCGCTCGTGCTTCTAGCAGGATTGGTAACGACACTTTCGATATTTGCAGCTTGGCAAGTTAATATCAAGCCTCGACTGTTCTATTTTCTGATGCTGGTGCTTTATTCTGCACAGATAGGGGTGTTCGTAGCCCAAGACTTGCTGCTGTTTTTCATTATGTGGGAGCTAGAATTGGTTCCCGTCTACTTGCTTGTATCCATTTGGGGCGGGCAAAAGCGTCGCTACGCAGCAACTAAATTCTTATTATATACCGCAGCTGCTTCTATATTTATTCTGGTGGCAGGGCTGGCAATGGCTCTCTACGGCGACAACATGACCTTCGATATCGCCGCGCTCAGCATGAAGAACTTCCCCCTAGCGCTAGAACTGCCACTTTATGCAGGATTGCTGATTGCGTTTGGCGTCAAGCTGGCTATTTTCCCTCTGCACACCTGGCTACCTGACGCACATGGTGAGGCTTCTGCTCCCGTGTCGATGATTTTGGCTGGTGTGCTGTTGAAGATGGGCGGATACGGACTAATTCGCCTGAATCTAGAGATGCTCTCGGATGCACACATTTACTTTGCACCGGTTCTAGCCATTCTGGGCGTTGTCAACATTATCTATGGTGCGTTGAACTCCTTTGCCCAATCCAACATGAAGCGTCGCCTAGCATATTCGTCAGTTTCCCACATGGGTTTCGTATTGCTGGGTATTGCGTCTTTTACCGACTTGGGAGTCAGCGGTGCGATGTTGCAAATGATATCGCACGGTTTAATCGCAGCGGTACTGTTCTTCCTCGCAGGCGTAACTTACGATCGCACTCACACGATGGCAATGGACAATATGGGCGGTGTTGGTCAGGCGATGCCCAAAGTGTTTGCCCTGTTTACGGCAGGTGCAATGGCGTCACTGGCTCTCCCCGGTATGAGTGGCTTTGTCAGCGAACTCTCGGTCTTCGTTGGCGTGACGACCAGTGATATCTACAGTTCATCTTTCTGCACCGTGACAGTCTTCTTAGCCGCAGTGGGAGTCATCCTCACGCCGATTTATCTGCTCTCGATGTTGCGACAGGTATTTTACGGTTCTGGTATAGCACCTACGTGTGACATTAACAATGCAGGCTTGGAAAATCAGGAGGATGAGGGAACGGTTTGCTTTGGTACGGACTGTCTCCTGCCTACCGAGGCAGTCTATAGCGATGCCAAACCACGTGAGTTGTTTATTGCTGCCTGTTTTCTGCTGCCGATCGTTGGTATTGGGTTCTATCCCAAGCTGGCTACGCAGATGTATGACGTGAAAACTGTTGCGGTGAATGCTCAGGTTCGCCAATCCTACATTCAAATCGCACAAACGAATCCCCAGATTTATGCTAAGGGATTCTTGGCTCCAACAATTGCAGAGCCTGAAGTAGCGCCCGTTTTGGGAATTGTCAAGTAA
- a CDS encoding ParE family toxin-like protein translates to MKSFTTPDFWQAYAVLSPEIKEQARKAYQLWKENQSHPSLHFKKVGKNLWSALITGGYRALALNKGDDYYWFWIGSHDDYDALLN, encoded by the coding sequence ATGAAGTCCTTTACGACACCTGATTTTTGGCAAGCTTATGCAGTTTTGTCTCCGGAAATAAAAGAACAGGCTCGAAAAGCATACCAGCTTTGGAAAGAAAACCAATCTCACCCATCCCTCCATTTTAAGAAAGTTGGTAAGAATCTTTGGTCTGCTCTAATTACGGGAGGCTACCGAGCATTGGCACTAAATAAGGGTGACGATTATTACTGGTTCTGGATTGGCTCTCACGATGACTATGATGCTTTACTTAATTAA
- a CDS encoding SDR family oxidoreductase produces the protein MPSLKGKVAVVAGATRGAGRGIACMLGEAGATVYCTGRSTRAMRSHGRKSDSPFDLEHRPETIEQTAELVDRYGGVGISVRVDHTVEEQVKVLFAQVTAEQGRLDILVNDVWGGDELTEWGKPFWKLSLSQGWLMQERAVRSHIITSRYAVPLMIERRQGLIVEITDGDNDRYRGNLFYDLAKLSVIRLAYAMAEELRSHNVTALAVTPGFLRSEAMLEHFGVTESNWQDGAKRDPHFIASETPFYIGRAIAALSADSNIMQKSGRVFSSWDLAQEYGFTDIDGRQPNWGKYFAENVAIE, from the coding sequence ATGCCATCGCTGAAAGGTAAGGTTGCTGTGGTTGCTGGTGCAACTCGTGGAGCAGGACGTGGCATTGCTTGTATGCTGGGTGAAGCTGGGGCAACTGTGTATTGTACAGGTCGCAGCACCCGAGCAATGCGATCGCATGGCAGAAAGTCCGATTCTCCCTTCGATTTGGAGCACAGACCGGAGACCATTGAACAGACAGCCGAATTAGTAGATAGATACGGTGGAGTTGGCATTTCAGTACGTGTCGATCATACGGTTGAGGAGCAGGTCAAGGTGCTCTTTGCACAGGTTACGGCAGAACAGGGGCGGCTCGATATCCTTGTAAACGATGTCTGGGGGGGCGACGAATTAACGGAGTGGGGCAAACCGTTCTGGAAACTCTCGCTTTCCCAAGGGTGGCTGATGCAGGAACGAGCAGTCCGCTCACACATCATTACTAGTCGCTATGCGGTTCCTCTCATGATTGAACGCAGACAGGGACTGATCGTCGAGATTACAGATGGGGACAACGATCGCTACCGTGGCAATCTCTTCTATGACCTTGCGAAGTTGTCGGTCATCCGGCTTGCCTATGCAATGGCTGAAGAACTCCGTTCACACAATGTTACCGCCCTTGCAGTGACGCCGGGGTTTCTGCGATCTGAAGCAATGCTAGAGCATTTTGGCGTGACTGAGAGCAATTGGCAAGATGGAGCCAAGCGCGATCCGCACTTCATCGCCTCAGAGACCCCCTTTTATATTGGACGGGCGATCGCAGCACTGTCTGCTGACTCAAACATTATGCAAAAGTCAGGTCGGGTGTTTAGTTCGTGGGATTTGGCACAGGAGTATGGATTCACCGATATTGATGGCCGACAGCCTAACTGGGGGAAATACTTCGCGGAAAATGTTGCGATCGAATAA
- a CDS encoding STAS domain-containing protein, translating into MSLSVIDLFARMARPHDAVLGEVPGLPGLHDIEDWEEDWEGAKTIPGLVIYRYDAPLCFANVENFKRRVLEAIEAEATPVEWFVLNTEAIVEVDITAIDTLAELQSELAARGITFTMARVKQDLYRQLKQSGLLQKMGSEHVYFTLHTAIAGFEARDRPSSSDNAK; encoded by the coding sequence GTGAGCTTATCTGTCATAGATTTGTTTGCTCGGATGGCGCGACCGCACGATGCAGTTTTGGGAGAGGTGCCAGGGTTGCCGGGATTGCACGACATTGAAGACTGGGAGGAAGACTGGGAGGGAGCTAAAACTATTCCAGGATTGGTGATTTATCGGTATGATGCTCCTCTTTGCTTTGCCAATGTAGAAAACTTCAAGCGACGGGTATTAGAGGCGATTGAGGCAGAAGCAACTCCCGTGGAGTGGTTTGTGCTGAACACAGAAGCGATCGTCGAAGTTGACATTACTGCGATCGACACATTGGCAGAATTGCAAAGCGAACTAGCCGCTAGAGGCATTACCTTTACGATGGCGCGTGTGAAACAAGATCTCTACAGACAACTGAAGCAATCGGGGCTTTTACAGAAGATGGGATCTGAACACGTTTATTTCACACTCCATACAGCGATCGCAGGGTTTGAAGCCCGCGATCGCCCCTCCAGCAGTGATAATGCTAAGTAG
- a CDS encoding heavy-metal-associated domain-containing protein, with product MALKLKVPNIACEGCAETITESIHTMEPDAKVEVDVKAKTVTVESAASEESIKQAIVAAGYSIEGYQ from the coding sequence ATGGCGCTGAAATTAAAAGTTCCAAATATAGCTTGTGAAGGCTGTGCTGAAACAATTACGGAATCTATCCACACAATGGAACCTGATGCCAAAGTTGAAGTAGATGTAAAAGCTAAAACTGTAACTGTAGAGTCCGCAGCTTCAGAAGAATCTATTAAACAAGCAATTGTTGCAGCTGGTTACAGTATTGAAGGCTATCAATAA